The following coding sequences lie in one Paracidovorax avenae genomic window:
- a CDS encoding aspartate carbamoyltransferase — translation MPQQQQEFLRDAMRRLNLTRNAFAERLGVRRRALDTWLLPEDSAESRAMPDMVEKFVAEILRHEALAAELPGQPDHRPLADRIAVEGQRHLLSVSQFDRGSLEDLFHVADVMQPIARRQKVSRVLEGAVLGSLFFEASTRTRVSFGAAFCRLGGSVCDTTGFTFSSMAKGESIYDTSRVMSGYVDALVVRHPEQGSVAEFARATNIPVINAGDGPGEHPSQAVLDVYTIQREFSRQGRLLDGAHVAIVGDLKYGRTVHSLIRLLSLYRGLRFTLVAPPSLEMPHHLVELAAQRGHAVETVDSLEAGLRGADVVYATRVQKERFEGEAMEGYTPEFQVRKGLVDAVCRPDTILMHPLPRDGRPGANDLSTDLNHDPRLAIFRQTDNGIAVRMALFAVLMGVETQVAGSLRDATWKSPRYVGPDDATFDGLE, via the coding sequence ATGCCCCAGCAACAACAGGAATTTCTGCGCGACGCGATGCGCCGCCTCAACCTCACGCGCAATGCGTTCGCCGAGCGCCTGGGCGTGCGGCGCCGGGCGCTCGATACCTGGCTGCTGCCGGAGGATTCGGCGGAATCCCGCGCCATGCCGGACATGGTCGAGAAATTCGTGGCCGAGATCCTGCGGCACGAGGCACTGGCGGCCGAGCTGCCGGGGCAGCCGGACCACCGGCCTCTCGCCGACCGCATTGCCGTGGAAGGGCAGCGCCACCTGCTGTCCGTGTCGCAGTTCGACCGAGGCAGCCTGGAAGACCTGTTCCACGTCGCCGACGTGATGCAGCCCATCGCGCGCCGGCAGAAGGTGTCCCGGGTGCTCGAGGGCGCGGTGCTCGGCAGCCTGTTCTTCGAGGCCAGCACGCGCACCCGGGTGAGCTTCGGCGCGGCGTTCTGCCGGCTGGGCGGCAGCGTGTGCGACACCACCGGCTTCACCTTCTCGTCCATGGCCAAGGGCGAATCCATCTACGACACGAGCCGCGTGATGAGCGGCTACGTGGACGCGCTGGTGGTGCGCCATCCCGAGCAGGGATCGGTGGCCGAGTTCGCGCGCGCCACCAACATCCCCGTCATCAACGCGGGCGACGGCCCCGGAGAGCATCCCAGCCAGGCCGTGCTGGACGTGTACACCATCCAGCGCGAGTTCTCGCGCCAGGGCCGGCTGCTGGACGGCGCCCATGTCGCGATCGTGGGCGACCTGAAGTACGGGCGCACCGTGCATTCGCTCATCCGCCTGCTCTCGCTGTACCGCGGGCTGCGGTTCACGCTGGTGGCGCCCCCGTCGCTGGAAATGCCGCACCACCTCGTCGAGCTGGCGGCGCAGCGCGGCCATGCGGTGGAGACCGTGGACTCGCTGGAGGCCGGCCTGCGCGGTGCCGACGTGGTCTATGCCACCCGGGTGCAGAAGGAGCGCTTCGAGGGCGAGGCCATGGAGGGCTACACGCCCGAATTCCAGGTACGCAAGGGCCTGGTGGATGCGGTGTGCCGGCCGGACACCATCCTCATGCACCCCTTGCCGCGCGATGGCCGGCCGGGCGCGAACGACCTGAGCACCGACCTGAACCACGATCCGCGCCTGGCCATCTTCCGCCAGACCGACAACGGCATCGCGGTGCGCATGGCCCTGTTCGCCGTGCTGATGGGCGTGGAGACGCAGGTCGCGGGGTCCCTGCGCGACGCGACCTGGAAGTCGCCCCGCTACGTGGGACCGGACGACGCGACCTTCGACGGCCTGGAGTGA
- a CDS encoding putative Na+/H+ antiporter, translating to MDTHPLAQGISAAVFAVALLHTFAASQFERLSRRFPRHAGLFHLLGEVEVVFGFWAIVLIALLALLQGGAEALAYAESRNYTEPLFVFVVMVVAASRPILEAVTRTVEALARRMPMARTVALAWLGLSVVPLLGSLITEPAAMTLAALLLAPVAFHAGIPERAKYLALGVLLVNVSIGGTLTAYAAPPVLMVAATWQWDSAFMFTHFGWKAALAVFANATLAALVLRPHLLRHAARGVLPDAVAGAPVPAVVSAVHIALLAGVVVFAHHPVVFLGLFLLFLGFTQAYARHQSPLILKEALLVGFFLAGLVVLGGLQRWWLQPIVSSLEPLALFFGALGLTAVTDNAALTYLGSLIAGISPQSQYMLVAGAVAGGGLTVIANAPNPAGVALLKPGFADGTVGAGGLLLGALVPTAVAAAAFLAL from the coding sequence ATGGACACCCATCCCCTCGCCCAGGGCATTTCCGCCGCGGTCTTCGCCGTCGCGCTGCTCCACACCTTCGCCGCCAGCCAGTTCGAACGGCTCTCGCGGCGCTTCCCGCGCCATGCGGGGCTGTTCCACCTGCTCGGCGAGGTGGAAGTGGTCTTCGGCTTCTGGGCGATCGTCCTCATCGCCCTGCTCGCCCTGCTGCAGGGCGGCGCCGAGGCGCTGGCCTATGCCGAATCCCGCAACTACACCGAGCCGCTGTTCGTCTTCGTGGTGATGGTGGTGGCGGCATCCCGCCCCATCCTGGAGGCGGTGACGCGCACGGTGGAGGCCCTCGCGCGGCGCATGCCCATGGCGCGCACCGTGGCCCTGGCCTGGCTGGGCCTGTCGGTCGTGCCGCTGCTGGGCTCGCTCATCACCGAGCCGGCGGCGATGACGCTGGCCGCCCTGCTGCTCGCGCCCGTGGCCTTCCACGCCGGCATTCCCGAGCGCGCCAAGTACCTTGCGCTCGGCGTGCTGCTGGTCAATGTCTCCATCGGCGGCACCCTCACCGCCTACGCAGCCCCGCCGGTGCTGATGGTGGCCGCGACCTGGCAGTGGGACAGCGCCTTCATGTTCACGCACTTCGGCTGGAAGGCCGCGCTGGCCGTGTTCGCCAACGCCACGCTCGCCGCGCTGGTGCTGCGCCCGCACCTGCTGCGCCATGCCGCGCGGGGCGTGCTTCCCGATGCCGTTGCCGGCGCCCCGGTTCCGGCCGTGGTGTCGGCAGTGCACATCGCGCTGCTGGCGGGCGTGGTGGTGTTCGCGCACCACCCTGTCGTCTTCCTCGGGCTGTTCCTGCTGTTCCTGGGCTTCACGCAGGCCTATGCGCGGCACCAGAGCCCGCTGATCCTCAAGGAAGCACTGCTCGTCGGTTTCTTCCTCGCAGGCCTGGTGGTGCTGGGCGGCCTGCAGCGCTGGTGGCTGCAGCCCATCGTCTCCAGCCTGGAGCCGCTCGCGCTGTTTTTCGGGGCCCTGGGCCTGACGGCGGTGACCGACAACGCGGCGCTCACCTACCTGGGCTCGCTCATCGCGGGGATCTCTCCGCAGAGCCAGTACATGCTGGTGGCCGGCGCGGTGGCCGGCGGCGGCCTCACGGTGATCGCCAATGCGCCCAACCCGGCCGGAGTGGCCCTGCTCAAGCCGGGCTTCGCGGACGGCACCGTCGGCGCCGGGGGCCTGCTTCTGGGCGCCCTGGTGCCCACGGCCGTGGCCGCGGCGGCCTTCCTGGCGCTGTAG
- a CDS encoding translocation/assembly module TamB domain-containing protein, with translation MATHQTPNLYAAAAAPPPRPRQRRALRIALWSLASLIALLLVLLAAAWWWTGTGNSLATALAQAARYLPAGQTLETRDVSGSVRAGGQIGWLRWSSPTLTVEVQDARIGWSLPPLLQRELSLGEVHAARIVATPRTPAEPEPEKPVQPLEQLVLPLRIDIPLRVDEITWAAASPITVRNLAGRYRFDGDQHSATLDNLELAQGRYSGSATLQALAPMALELTADGVVRTPAPGGGADLEATARAEVRGTLATAAARLDVSGRLQAVAAQAAAPQRPTASAPRRAGSAPRPAPATPSASVAASSPAGTAPSGTEAMQAQVQARIAPWAPQPLLQAQAQVQALDVAAIWPQAPVTRLSGRVEAAPAPATAPATAPGTGAPQAVPQPAPAQASAPASAASAPSPSAGTPPATGWALSAQLENALPGPWDKGRLPVESIDARADFDGARWTVPQATARVGSGTIALEGAFTPATRALQGDLELRGVRPDAVLSTLDAAPLSGRARARSDGAPAADNDAAPAPLVRFSADIRSAGAARAPRKGGTSTAQAAPPLRIDRLATEGTWQGTLLALAQLQMDALQVQASARQLRIDTAARSAQGQLQATLPGATAQVDGRIAPRAGAGTLDLRVADAQRVQRWIESVPGLGTALGGAALQGEARLDARWNGGWESLLGQLQAAGLVAKPRAGAATASGPFELQARLAAPRWEVALPPRPGTGAGPATVRLTAVRADVAGSVPRATLSLDGEARLDERRLDLRLRGSGGSAGPGQWRAQIDELRLQARDGQRPGPWTVQFAQPLTVSARTAPTLQVETSGGQARVSAPAPSDVTLRWEPVHFARTAAGSLQLRTRGQLQGLPMAWAEALAQGSDALDRLGVQGNLVFDGDWDVDAGDTLRASASLRRTSGDLRLLTGNAPAATVVRSSGPSTGTGTGPAAGMVRGTAAAANASATDTPRGAGTPAGVRAAEVRVQAEGDTVRARLQWDSERAGQVQAEASTRLARVGEGWEWPADAPLSATARARLPDVGVWSTLAPPGWRVQGTLDADVVLSGTRTAPRWSGTLAADQLAVRSLLDGVDLQNGRLRAALRGDRLEITEFRVNGGPGSSARIAGFSGNRTAAPKDGGTLSGTGTVSWAGMGQQAAAGSSGIAMDFTADARALQVLVRADRQVSVSGQVRAQLRQGQLSLRGKLTADRATIILAEAGAPSLGSDVVVRSAATDRARAEAAQREGAQAGRVEAARPPDIALTFDLGDDFALQGHGVTTRLAGELEIRGATAAGGPPRITGEVRTVEGRYRAWGQALNIETGLARFNGPYDNPALDVLAIRPNISVRAGVQVTGTAKAPRVALYSDPDLPDAEKLSWVVLGRSTAAGGAEAALLQQAALALLGGGGGNAGAGNFASRLGLDEIGFRGPNSGASGEDASGAALTFGKRLSKDLYVTYERSLSGALGTLYIFYDLTQRLTLRGQTGVQSAVDLIYTLRYD, from the coding sequence ATGGCCACGCACCAGACACCGAATCTCTACGCCGCCGCCGCGGCCCCGCCACCCCGCCCGCGCCAGCGGCGCGCCCTGCGCATCGCGCTCTGGTCCCTCGCCAGCCTCATCGCGCTGCTGCTCGTGCTGCTCGCCGCAGCCTGGTGGTGGACGGGCACCGGCAACTCCCTGGCCACCGCGCTCGCCCAGGCCGCCCGCTACCTGCCGGCCGGGCAGACCCTGGAAACGCGCGACGTCTCCGGCTCCGTGCGCGCGGGCGGGCAGATCGGCTGGCTGCGCTGGAGCAGCCCCACCCTCACCGTGGAAGTGCAGGACGCGCGCATCGGCTGGAGCCTTCCGCCGCTGCTGCAGCGTGAACTGTCCCTGGGCGAAGTGCATGCCGCGCGCATCGTCGCCACGCCGCGCACGCCCGCGGAACCCGAGCCCGAGAAGCCGGTGCAGCCCCTGGAACAGCTGGTGCTGCCGCTGCGCATCGACATTCCCCTGCGCGTGGACGAAATCACCTGGGCCGCCGCCAGCCCCATCACCGTGCGCAACCTCGCCGGCCGCTACCGCTTCGACGGCGACCAGCACAGCGCCACGCTCGACAACCTGGAACTGGCCCAGGGCCGCTACAGCGGCAGCGCCACGTTGCAGGCCCTGGCCCCCATGGCCCTGGAGCTCACGGCCGACGGCGTGGTCCGCACGCCCGCCCCCGGCGGCGGCGCGGACCTGGAGGCCACCGCCCGCGCCGAGGTGCGCGGCACCCTCGCCACCGCCGCTGCGCGCCTGGACGTGTCCGGCCGCCTGCAGGCCGTGGCCGCACAGGCCGCTGCGCCGCAGCGCCCCACGGCGTCCGCACCGCGCCGCGCCGGCTCCGCGCCCCGCCCGGCCCCCGCCACGCCGTCCGCGTCGGTCGCAGCGTCTTCCCCCGCCGGCACGGCGCCTTCCGGCACGGAGGCGATGCAGGCCCAGGTCCAGGCCCGCATCGCCCCCTGGGCACCGCAGCCCCTGCTGCAGGCGCAGGCGCAGGTGCAGGCCCTGGACGTGGCCGCGATCTGGCCCCAGGCCCCTGTCACACGGCTGAGCGGCCGCGTCGAAGCCGCCCCCGCGCCGGCCACCGCGCCGGCCACCGCGCCAGGCACCGGGGCTCCGCAGGCCGTGCCGCAGCCAGCACCTGCCCAGGCGTCGGCACCGGCATCGGCCGCCTCCGCGCCCTCCCCGTCCGCGGGCACGCCGCCCGCCACCGGCTGGGCGCTGTCCGCCCAGCTGGAGAATGCCCTCCCCGGCCCCTGGGACAAGGGCCGGCTGCCGGTCGAATCCATCGACGCGCGCGCCGATTTCGATGGCGCACGCTGGACCGTGCCCCAGGCCACCGCCCGCGTGGGCAGCGGCACGATCGCGCTGGAAGGCGCCTTCACGCCCGCCACGCGCGCCCTGCAGGGCGACCTGGAACTGCGCGGCGTGCGGCCCGACGCCGTGCTCAGCACCCTGGACGCCGCGCCGCTCTCCGGCCGGGCGCGCGCACGCAGCGACGGCGCGCCCGCCGCCGACAACGATGCCGCCCCCGCCCCGCTGGTGCGCTTCTCGGCCGACATCCGCTCCGCGGGCGCCGCCCGCGCGCCACGCAAGGGCGGCACGTCCACCGCCCAGGCGGCCCCGCCACTGCGCATCGACCGTCTCGCCACCGAAGGCACCTGGCAGGGCACCCTGCTCGCCCTGGCGCAATTGCAGATGGACGCGCTGCAGGTGCAAGCCAGTGCGCGCCAGCTGCGCATCGACACCGCCGCCCGCTCCGCCCAGGGCCAATTGCAGGCCACGCTGCCCGGCGCCACCGCACAGGTGGATGGCCGCATCGCGCCGCGCGCAGGCGCGGGCACGCTGGACCTGCGTGTGGCGGACGCACAGCGCGTGCAGCGCTGGATCGAATCCGTCCCCGGGCTGGGCACCGCCCTCGGCGGCGCCGCGCTGCAGGGCGAGGCGCGCCTCGATGCCCGCTGGAATGGCGGCTGGGAGTCCCTGCTGGGCCAGTTGCAGGCCGCTGGACTCGTGGCGAAGCCTCGGGCCGGCGCCGCCACCGCCTCCGGCCCCTTCGAGCTGCAGGCCCGCCTCGCCGCCCCGCGCTGGGAGGTGGCCCTGCCGCCGCGGCCCGGCACCGGCGCGGGCCCCGCGACCGTCCGGCTCACGGCCGTGCGGGCCGACGTGGCCGGCTCCGTGCCGCGCGCCACGCTTTCCCTGGACGGCGAGGCACGGCTCGACGAGCGCCGGCTGGACCTGCGCCTGCGCGGCTCCGGCGGCTCCGCCGGCCCGGGCCAGTGGCGCGCACAGATCGATGAACTGCGCCTGCAGGCCCGTGACGGACAGCGCCCGGGCCCCTGGACGGTGCAGTTCGCGCAGCCGCTCACCGTGTCGGCACGCACCGCGCCCACGCTGCAGGTGGAAACCTCCGGCGGGCAGGCGCGCGTATCCGCGCCTGCCCCGAGCGATGTCACCCTGCGCTGGGAGCCCGTGCACTTCGCGCGCACCGCGGCGGGCAGCCTGCAGTTGCGCACGCGCGGCCAGCTGCAGGGCCTGCCCATGGCCTGGGCCGAAGCGCTGGCACAGGGCAGCGACGCCCTGGACCGCCTGGGCGTGCAGGGCAACCTGGTCTTCGACGGCGACTGGGACGTGGACGCGGGCGACACCCTGCGCGCATCCGCCAGCCTGCGCCGCACTTCCGGCGACCTGCGCCTGCTGACCGGCAATGCGCCCGCGGCCACCGTCGTGCGCAGCAGCGGGCCGAGCACGGGCACCGGCACGGGACCGGCCGCCGGCATGGTCCGCGGAACGGCTGCCGCAGCCAACGCCTCCGCGACCGACACGCCGCGCGGCGCCGGCACCCCCGCCGGCGTGCGCGCCGCCGAAGTGCGCGTGCAGGCGGAGGGCGACACGGTGCGCGCGCGCCTGCAATGGGACAGCGAGCGCGCCGGCCAGGTGCAGGCCGAGGCCTCCACGCGCCTGGCGCGCGTGGGCGAAGGGTGGGAATGGCCCGCCGACGCGCCCCTCTCCGCCACCGCGCGCGCGCGGCTGCCCGACGTGGGCGTGTGGTCCACGCTCGCCCCGCCGGGCTGGCGCGTGCAGGGCACGCTCGATGCCGACGTGGTCCTGTCAGGCACCCGCACGGCGCCACGCTGGAGCGGCACGCTCGCTGCCGACCAGCTGGCCGTGCGATCGCTGCTCGACGGCGTGGACCTGCAGAACGGCCGGCTGCGCGCGGCGCTGCGCGGCGACCGGCTCGAGATCACCGAGTTCCGCGTGAACGGCGGCCCCGGCAGCAGCGCGCGCATCGCGGGCTTCAGCGGCAACCGCACCGCCGCGCCCAAGGACGGCGGCACCCTCTCGGGCACCGGCACCGTGTCCTGGGCCGGCATGGGACAGCAGGCCGCGGCAGGCAGCTCGGGCATCGCCATGGACTTCACCGCGGATGCGCGCGCCCTGCAGGTGCTGGTGCGCGCCGACCGCCAGGTGAGCGTCTCGGGCCAGGTGCGCGCGCAACTGCGCCAGGGCCAGCTGTCGCTGCGCGGCAAGCTCACCGCCGACCGGGCCACCATCATCCTGGCGGAAGCCGGCGCGCCCAGCCTGGGCAGCGACGTGGTCGTGCGCTCCGCCGCCACCGACCGCGCCCGTGCCGAGGCCGCCCAGCGCGAAGGCGCGCAGGCCGGCCGCGTGGAGGCCGCGCGCCCGCCCGACATCGCCCTCACCTTCGACCTCGGCGACGACTTCGCGCTGCAGGGCCACGGCGTGACCACGCGCCTGGCCGGCGAGCTGGAGATCCGCGGTGCCACCGCGGCCGGCGGCCCGCCGCGCATCACCGGCGAGGTCCGCACCGTCGAGGGCCGCTACCGTGCCTGGGGCCAGGCACTCAACATCGAGACCGGCCTCGCGCGCTTCAACGGCCCTTACGACAACCCCGCGCTGGACGTGCTGGCCATCCGGCCCAACATCAGCGTGCGCGCGGGCGTGCAGGTCACGGGCACGGCCAAGGCGCCGCGCGTGGCGCTCTACTCCGACCCCGACCTGCCCGACGCCGAGAAACTCTCCTGGGTGGTCCTGGGCCGCAGCACCGCCGCGGGCGGCGCCGAGGCCGCGCTGCTGCAGCAGGCCGCGCTGGCCCTGCTGGGCGGCGGCGGTGGCAATGCGGGCGCAGGCAATTTCGCGAGCCGCCTGGGGCTGGACGAGATCGGCTTCCGCGGCCCGAACTCCGGAGCCAGCGGCGAAGACGCCTCGGGCGCCGCTCTCACCTTCGGCAAGCGGCTGTCCAAGGACCTGTACGTCACCTACGAGCGCAGCCTGTCGGGCGCCCTGGGCACGCTCTACATCTTCTACGACCTGACGCAGCGGCTCACGCTGCGCGGCCAGACGGGCGTGCAGAGCGCGGTGGACCTGATCTACACGCTGCGGTACGACTGA
- a CDS encoding alpha/beta hydrolase yields MSDDEHGQPNPLLNAISNAVAAVRADDDQLALARAHEALGPKAIEKLDVAEARRQPTVADAVQHLLREQGRSTDPERLVPGVRATETTVDGATGPLRATVYTPETAPGPLPVVLYFHGGGWVIASKEVYDGGARGLAREAHAIVVSVDYRQAPENRFPAAWDDAFAAYRWVTENAGILGGDPDRIALAGESAGGNLAVATAIAVRDAGLRAPRHVLSVYPVAQTSLNTESYLENAIAKPLNRAMVKWFVDHLVRSEKDLADPRLSLVDARLEGLPPVTIINARIDPLRSDGAKLEKALQEAGVPVERRDYEGVAHEFFGAAAVLEKARQAQAYAGERLRAALRA; encoded by the coding sequence ATGAGCGACGACGAACACGGCCAGCCCAACCCCCTTCTCAATGCCATCTCCAACGCCGTCGCCGCCGTGCGCGCCGACGACGACCAATTGGCACTGGCCCGCGCCCATGAAGCGCTGGGCCCCAAGGCCATCGAAAAGCTCGACGTGGCGGAAGCCCGCCGCCAGCCCACCGTGGCGGATGCCGTGCAGCACCTGCTGCGCGAGCAGGGCCGCTCCACCGATCCCGAGCGCCTGGTGCCCGGCGTGCGGGCCACCGAAACCACCGTGGACGGCGCCACCGGACCGCTGCGTGCCACGGTCTACACGCCCGAGACCGCGCCGGGCCCGCTGCCGGTGGTGCTGTACTTCCACGGCGGCGGCTGGGTGATCGCCAGCAAGGAGGTCTATGACGGCGGTGCGCGCGGCCTGGCCCGCGAAGCGCATGCCATCGTGGTGTCGGTGGACTACCGCCAGGCCCCGGAAAACCGTTTTCCCGCGGCCTGGGACGACGCCTTCGCGGCCTATCGCTGGGTCACCGAGAACGCCGGCATCCTCGGCGGCGATCCCGACCGGATCGCGCTGGCCGGCGAGAGCGCCGGCGGCAACCTGGCCGTGGCCACCGCCATCGCGGTGCGCGATGCGGGCCTGCGTGCGCCACGCCACGTGCTGAGCGTCTATCCCGTGGCGCAGACCAGTCTGAACACCGAGTCCTACCTCGAGAACGCCATCGCCAAGCCGCTCAACCGCGCGATGGTGAAATGGTTCGTGGACCATCTGGTGCGCTCCGAAAAGGACCTGGCCGACCCGCGCCTGTCCCTCGTCGATGCCCGCCTGGAAGGCCTGCCGCCGGTGACCATCATCAATGCCCGCATCGACCCGCTGCGCAGCGACGGCGCCAAGCTCGAGAAGGCACTGCAGGAGGCCGGCGTGCCGGTGGAGCGGCGCGACTACGAAGGCGTGGCCCACGAGTTCTTCGGCGCCGCCGCAGTCCTCGAAAAAGCCCGCCAGGCCCAGGCCTATGCGGGCGAGCGCCTGCGCGCGGCCCTGCGCGCCTGA
- a CDS encoding GAF domain-containing protein: MPPLLDLTSPQLLAILRGRGLGAGMEALNANVAHRYTGIFRVDGPRLFNVHVYDKLGQARPEALAVVELADSFCQFVLRDGELLTANSLHEDKLAHSPFRGVVVAYHGVPIGDNAGGLWGTLCHFDYEERELTPAQYELLKAAGHMLYPFVRHLHGGRVPEAAPGAQAPSTSPLPLPSVS; encoded by the coding sequence ATGCCTCCACTTCTCGACCTGACGTCCCCGCAACTGCTGGCGATCCTGCGCGGGCGGGGGCTGGGCGCCGGCATGGAGGCGCTCAATGCCAATGTCGCGCACCGCTACACCGGCATCTTCCGGGTCGATGGGCCCCGTCTCTTCAATGTCCACGTGTACGACAAGCTCGGCCAGGCGCGCCCGGAGGCCCTGGCGGTGGTGGAGCTGGCCGACAGCTTCTGCCAGTTCGTGCTGCGGGATGGCGAGTTGCTGACCGCGAACTCGCTGCACGAGGACAAGCTGGCCCACAGCCCCTTCCGCGGCGTGGTCGTCGCCTACCACGGCGTGCCGATTGGCGACAACGCGGGCGGGCTCTGGGGCACGCTGTGCCATTTCGACTACGAGGAGCGCGAGCTCACGCCCGCGCAGTACGAGCTGCTCAAGGCGGCGGGCCACATGCTCTATCCCTTCGTGCGCCACCTGCACGGCGGGCGCGTGCCCGAGGCGGCGCCGGGCGCGCAGGCCCCTTCCACATCGCCTCTCCCTCTCCCTTCCGTTTCCTGA
- a CDS encoding phospholipase D-like domain-containing protein: MTRFALLSGLGHAVFVAVGLLIYVMATRIGRQRRHPSAAMGWVLAIVAFPYAAVPLFLMFGSRKFVRPQRRAAPMLAAGSASLVAGPPPAASPAPSPPPGPAWATQLLAGLELAPSVRNARIAFHGQGAQALEALLATVNSAQHSLDVCTFVFGDDEVGRRVAAALQEAAGRGVAVRLLLDAVGSLGMPAELSRTLKQGGVQVRRFMPLLHNPMRGHTNLRNHRKLVVADGERLWSGGRNLACEYFLDRPQLPAWIDLSYEIDGPIALQAAAQFAADWQAASGRMARAVLPRPLPPGPPEGVPAQWVPSGPDHADDTVHALLVAGAYHAQERIVAVTPYFVPDDALLDAWCLACRRGVQVRLLVPERSNHRLADWARARALRELAQAGAEVWLAPGMVHAKAVVIDNDLALSGSLNLDARSLFLNYEVMTAFYGPDEVRWLAGWCEEQFARARRLHARPPSWPRDIAEGVVRAVGFQL; this comes from the coding sequence TTGACGCGCTTCGCGCTGCTCTCGGGCCTGGGCCACGCGGTTTTCGTGGCCGTGGGCCTGCTGATCTACGTGATGGCCACGCGCATCGGCCGCCAGCGCCGCCACCCCTCGGCGGCCATGGGCTGGGTGCTGGCGATCGTGGCCTTCCCGTATGCGGCGGTGCCGCTGTTCCTGATGTTCGGATCGCGCAAGTTCGTGCGTCCGCAGCGGCGCGCCGCCCCCATGCTGGCGGCAGGATCGGCATCGCTGGTCGCCGGCCCGCCGCCGGCAGCTTCACCGGCACCGTCGCCCCCGCCCGGGCCTGCCTGGGCCACGCAGTTGCTGGCGGGGCTGGAGCTGGCGCCATCGGTGCGCAATGCGCGCATCGCCTTCCACGGGCAGGGCGCGCAGGCGCTGGAGGCGCTGCTGGCCACGGTGAATTCGGCGCAGCACAGCCTGGACGTCTGCACCTTCGTCTTCGGCGACGACGAAGTGGGCCGGCGCGTGGCCGCGGCGCTGCAGGAGGCCGCCGGCCGGGGCGTGGCGGTACGGCTGCTGCTGGACGCGGTGGGCAGCCTGGGCATGCCGGCGGAGCTGTCTCGCACCCTGAAGCAGGGTGGCGTGCAGGTGCGCCGCTTCATGCCGCTGCTGCACAACCCGATGCGCGGCCACACGAACCTGCGCAACCACCGCAAGCTGGTGGTGGCCGATGGCGAGCGGCTCTGGAGCGGCGGCCGCAACCTGGCCTGCGAGTACTTCCTGGACCGGCCGCAGCTGCCCGCCTGGATCGACCTGAGCTACGAGATCGATGGCCCGATCGCGCTGCAGGCGGCCGCCCAGTTCGCGGCCGACTGGCAGGCGGCGAGCGGGCGCATGGCCCGGGCGGTGCTGCCGCGGCCGCTGCCCCCCGGCCCGCCGGAGGGCGTGCCCGCACAGTGGGTGCCCAGCGGCCCCGACCATGCGGACGACACGGTGCATGCGCTGCTGGTGGCCGGCGCCTACCACGCGCAGGAGCGCATCGTGGCGGTGACGCCGTATTTCGTGCCGGACGATGCGCTGCTCGATGCCTGGTGCCTGGCCTGCCGCCGCGGCGTGCAGGTGCGCCTGCTGGTGCCCGAGCGCTCCAACCACCGGCTGGCCGACTGGGCACGCGCCCGCGCCCTGCGCGAGCTGGCCCAGGCCGGCGCGGAGGTCTGGCTCGCGCCGGGGATGGTGCATGCCAAGGCCGTGGTGATCGACAACGACCTCGCGCTGTCGGGATCGCTCAACCTCGACGCGCGCAGCCTGTTCCTCAACTACGAGGTGATGACGGCCTTCTACGGCCCGGATGAAGTGCGGTGGCTGGCGGGCTGGTGCGAAGAGCAGTTCGCCCGCGCCCGGCGCCTGCACGCCCGCCCGCCGTCGTGGCCGCGGGACATTGCGGAAGGCGTGGTGCGGGCGGTCGGGTTCCAGCTGTAG